The Rhodamnia argentea isolate NSW1041297 chromosome 7, ASM2092103v1, whole genome shotgun sequence genome contains the following window.
agaaatggcacgaactttattaattgaaagcaaaactCCACCCCATTTCCGGGGTAAAGCCGTTTCAACCGCCTGTTATATTACCAATCATGTTTTCCTTAGATCATTGATTAAGAAAACTCTCTacgaactctacaagggaagaaaaccaaatatttcatactttcatgtgtttggatgcaaatgttatattcttaagaatgcaagtgatcggatcggtaagtttgatgaaagatcagatgaaggtgtattcttagGATACGCCACATCTAGTAGAGCTtatcgagtcttcaacaagaactctcggatagtcgaagaatcaatgaatgtgaaatttaaaGATGAGCGGACTACTCATACGATGGATCCTGAAGAAACAATAAGATCtgagaatcagaaatcatcatctgagaaggaaaaGTCATCATATGAAGACGCAGAACCGGATGAAACCTCTCAAAACATGGAGAATACTCCACaaagcacatcatctgaagatttaaataataaagatatcaccgagaccgaacatgacaaatcaaataagagctggaaatacagattcagtcatcccgcaaatcgGGTCATCAGAAATACAGATGAATGAGTCAGAACCGGATccagactcaaggatacgatagACCCGTCCAAAGTTAAAGCCATATGCAAATTACGACCTCCTACTTCTGTCAAGGAGGTCCGTAGCCTACTAGGAAGGTTGAATTATGTGGCGAGCTTCATATCCCAGTTATCCGAGACGGCAAAGCCATTTTTTAAACTCCTTAAGAAAAAGGCAAAGATTGTGTGGGATGTTGAATGCCAGGcagcctttttgaaaattcagcATTACCTAACTCATTCCCTAGTTTTAGTGCCACCGACTCCTGGTATTCCTTTGATTCTCTACCTTACCATCCATAAGGAGTCATTGGGGGCAGTGTTAGTTCGTAAAAGACCATCGGACGAGAAGGAATGCGTGATATATTACCTCGGTAAAAAGTTCAACTCCGAGGTAAACTACTCCGAGGTTGATAAGACTTGTCTAGCTCTACTTTGGGTATTGCACAGATCGCGGCAATACACCCTTCATCACCAGATTCTGCTGGTCACCGAATgcgaccccatcaaatacccgCTGGAGAAGCCAACGCTGATTGGAAAACTCGCCAAGTGGTAAATCCTCCTCTCCGAGTTTGATATACAAAGCATAACTCAAAAGTCCGTGAAAGGTCGCGCTATAGCCGACATGTTGGGGGAGAACTCGACGGGTCTAGAAATTCCTCATACCGATCCtcttgacgatcgcgtcctACTTATAACCACCGATAAGTAGGCGATGTACTTCGATGGAGCTATAAATCTTTTAGGTTCGGGTACGGGAGCGGTGCTTATCTCCCCTGATGGCCAGCATTATCCACTTGCTGCTAGGTTgatattcccatgcaccaataatattGTTGAATACGAAGCTTGTATCATTGGTTTGCAAACCGCCATAAATATGGGGATTCGAAGACCGTAGGTCTATGGTGATTCAGCCCTCATCATCCTCTAGACcgaaggaaaatggaaaactcgTGACCCGAAGTTGGTCCCGTATCATGAATTCTTAGCGGGGTTACTTGAGGAGTTTGAGCAGATAACATTTGAATATCTTCCTAGATCACAGAATCAATTTGCGGATGCATTGGCCACGTTGTCCTCGATGCTTCGGGTAACCGGAGGGTCAAATATTGAGCCGTTAAGAATCGAAATTTTGAAGCATTCGGCTCACtgtatggcgatagaagaagagGCAGATGGGAGGCCGTGGTACCAAGATATCATGACATATctacaaaagagaaaattccctAAGGGAAGTGAATCGGTTGATAGAAAATATTTGATGAAGCTCTCATCAAAGTTTTTCCTCAATGGCAATGCATTGTATAAGAGATCATTTGATTCAGTCCTTTTGAGATGTGTCGATGCCAAGGAAGCTAATCGGCTGATGAGTGAAATTCATGAGGGAGAATGTGGTCCCCATATGAATGGATACTTGCTTAGTAAAAAGATCATGAGAGTGGGATACTATTAGCTCACCTTGGAGGctgattgtattcaacatgttcaCCACCGCCATCGGTGCCAGGTTTATAGTGACAAGATCATCGCTCCGCCCAATGAGTTACACCGGATATCCGAAGCATGGcctttctctatgtggggaatagACGTGATTGGTCCGATCAATCCTCAAACATCGAACGGGCATCGTTTCATTCTAGTAGCTATCGATTACTTttcaaagtggattgaagctaatTCCTATGCTAATGTCACTCCAAGAACCGTAGCCAAATTTGTGGGTCgtgatatcattgctcgatacggaaCTCCGGAGGCTATAATCACGGATAATGGCACAAATCTAAACAACAAGCTGGTTGACGAGGTATTTGAGGAATTTCAGATAAGTCATTTGAATTCTTCTCCGTATcacccacaaatgaatggggcAAGCGAGgcagcaaacaagaatatcaagaagattctaTCGAAGACAAGTGAGAATTACcgtgattggcatgagaggcttCCTTATGCATTGATGGCATATCGTACATCAATTCGTACctcgaccggggcaactcctttctcATTGATGTATGGTGCAGAAGCAATTCTACCTGTTGAGGTCGAGATTCCTTCGCTAAGAGTTCTCTCACAAGTAAAGCTGTTAGAGGCCGAGTAGATCCAGCAGAGGTATGAGCAATTGAACCCGATTGATGAGAGAAGGCTGCGTGCTGTGTGTCATGGCCAGGCTTATCAGAAGCAAGTGGCAAAATCGTTCAATTGTAAAGTTCGCCCCAGGCTTTTCGAGATCGACGACCTAGTGTTAAAGAAGAGGCTGTTATTTGTACCACACCTGGAAGGCAAGTTCACTCCGAATTATGAAGGGCCATATGTGGTTAAGAAGGTTCTCCCTGGTAGTGCTCTGATTTTAGCTGAAATGGACGGTCAAGTATGGCCAAGCCCTATAAATGTTGATGCTGTGAAAAAGTATTTCGCATGAATAATATCGGAAGGGCCTTGATGGCCATTCCTCCTAAAAGTTCGAGTCATTCGCGCATGTTTACTTCATGCAtatcatacatacatacatatttgGTTTGTTTTGCGGGTGACTGAGGCATATTCAAAGAAGAGGATGTCGGACCGACATAATGGGGTGCCCATTacaaaagccttacaaataATCAACGTTTGAAATAACACGAAGGAACATGGCGTGCTTGGACGGtttcatataaataaaaaggggTGCCTTATAGATGCCAACATCGCCATGGCCACGGTGGTCGGGGGAATGAACAGTCCGGACACGCCCGGGGTTCGATCCCCGAGAACGGCATGAATGGGGCACCTTGTAAATAGAGAAAGGAAGCTCCattgtaaatattaataaaaaaattttgcatctCCTTTTTGTAGGAAGAGGATGCAAACGTCTAGCCCAAATgaaatgaagaattttttttgtttcaatatGCCAGCTCACGAAGTCCACATGAAACATCAAAGATATCTCTAGCAAAGCATTCCAAGCATGGTGATAGTTATCAATGACGAGATGGGGTTCGGTCTCACACAAGTAAAAGCAAAAGGATTCACCGATTAGCATAGTCCAGGTAAGTATCCTtccccatgaaaaaaaaaaaagggggttgtTCAAATGTCTTTTCATCAAAACCGATTTGAAATCACCATCTTCAAACATTTGAGTGGCAttcattaatcatcaacacttTTGCGAAGAACTTAGGCATCTCATGTCCAAGTTGAGCAGTCTTAAACACATTGTTGAAATGACAtcctgaattaaaaaaaattatttcaaaaaaatccagCATTCAAATCATCATAGAAGCTCGTAAAGCATTTCATCCAGAGATTTGAATGACCTTCTTTGACATTGTCCATGcactgcatacatgcatcttgcaaaaaaaaaccGTCAAGGTCGATTTAAACATGTGAATTTGCAAAATGAAGACGAGGTACTAGAGGATGCCGAATGAGCATCAAAGAGGATGGAAGGCAGGTCATGtcctaaacacgtccttgatacactttgAGAGTTGAGTGTAGTAAAAATCGTGTCTAGGACACAAGGCTCATTCACAATGTATACACGGGGTCAAAGTAACGAAAggcatttctttctcttcccaatacactcaatatatcccttgctaaCCACTTTGAGCTTGAGTAAGGAGAATGttcaaaatacccctgtcaagaaccaccccgcaTTGGGGCAAACACACGAGATTATGGTTGAAAATTAGTTGGAcaaaggtaagaaagatttaattgccttcacttgTGTTAACCTTTTTGTGGCAACTTCAGGTGAATCTTCGTTGAAGCTTGAAGCATCTcgaaatgaagaagagcatctATTTCTTCTACCCAAACATTGATATCTTTTGCTTAGCCAAGTTGAGCCTGAAATTATTCGTTTCTGAAACCCGAATGATGATCatctccccacactggggcaaggcATGTGATTTACCAAGAAAAATGGTAATTATGCATTGATGTGAAATGTCTTGAGAGGTCAGAGagctcatttaaaaaaaaaaaagagaaagagaagcatAAAGCTTACCTTGAACAGAAACAAATGTAGAAAATGGAGTGAAACTCTTTTCTTACCAAACAAAGATAAATAGCCAATGGACTTTCAAGATTTCTTGGCTTCCCAAAGTAAGGTACTTTTTAGAAGCATATAAGATTGGTATTGATGCCAATATGATCACCGACCCATGAAGCctccgaaaagaaaaaactgagCCTTGCAAGCCTTCCCaaaccgacattacaacccatccaaagtctcttctgattggGATGTTTCAAGTCGACACGAAGACTTTACAATGAAGTTCTTGCTTGAAGGAGTGGAGCCAATTATTTCTTGTCTTACCTTccgggttcttgacttgtaaacctggcGAAGGTAATGATTGAATGCTTCCCCAATGAGACCTCAAAGCAGGAAAACCCCTCATGTAAACCCATGACCGAGCCCACATTACAGTCCCCGAAAGACCTTTCAAATTGACTCAAGTGTATGCACTGCGAGTGTATCCGAGACTATAGACACGAAGAGACCGTAATGAATCGAGAATACTTAAACCCGAGTCCCCATAACAAGTACAATGATACTTGCCATTCCCTCAAAGGCCAAGCCCGTTCTTACACGGTCGTGCCATTTTTCTTTCCCCGGAAAGGCCAAGCCCGTTCCTACACGGTCGtgcctattttcctttttgccggAAGACCAAGCCCGTTCTTACACGGTCGtgcctattttcctttttgccggAAGACCAAGACCGTTCTTACACGGTCgtgccattttccttttcctagaAAGGCAAAGCCCGTTCTTACACGGTCAtgcctattttcctttttgccagAAGACCAAGCCGGTTCTTACACGGTTGTGCCATTTTTCATATCCAGAAAAGCCAAGCCCATTCTTACACGGTCGTGttattttttcatataaaaaaaaaaatcaagccctTTTCTTACACGGTCATGCTATTTCCCCAATAGCAAGCCCGTTCTTACACGGTCGTGCCTATTTACCTTTTCCCCATAAGGCTAAGCCCATTCCTACACGGTCgtgccatttttcattttcccaaaaGGCCTAGCCCATTCTTACACGGCTGTgcctattttcatttttgctagAAAGCCAAGCCCGTTATTACACGGTCACGCCGCTTTTATATTCCATGAAGACCAAGCCGGTCCTTGACGGAACAAAATTAGATGTTCAATCGTCTTGGAATGGAATCTCTTTGAACTCCCCTTCCAAGAGgagcagctgttgacacctaattttgtcagcCTTGTATTTTATTATTCCTCCGCAAAATAGAATAGGTCGATTCATGTAAATTCACCCATTgtgcttttaaaaagaaaaaagaaaaaaaaaagagagaaaataaaaaatggaaaaaaagaaaaggaaaaagaaagaggaaggataTCAAATCgagtcatttaaaaaaaaaaggaagaagaagaagaagaagaagaagatgacacggtttaaaaaagagagggagatcTACATCAAGAATTTGCAAACGGAAAATATCCGAGAATATCTACCATAGGGAATATCATCTACAACAGAGAATACATGAGAATATTATCTACATCATGAGATAATATCTATTGCAGAGAATTTTGAATATGGTAGCAGATGATATCTACGGCAGAGGATAATATATGCAGCAGAGTCCATAGTTGCAACTGAAGTTGCAAGCACAAGTTGTAAATAAGCTAGGTTGGCTCCCGACAAGCTGAATAGCCAAAAAGTAGTCGCCAAAAGAGTTTGAGGAAGCTGCAACAGAGAGAGGCTGAAAAGCCAAGGAGCAAAGCACATGGGacaaaaaagaatgatgacCAGAGAAAGATAGAGGCAAGTGGAAGTTGCAAGTTGAACCTCATCAGTTCTTAAAGGCTGATTTGGACGATTGTGCAAAGCAGAAAATCCAGCAGAGAATATCGGTTGTAGCATGGATAAAGAGCAAGTTGCAAAGCCAAGTTACAAAGCAAGATgccacaaaaaatatatatatccgtGGTAGAGAAGAATGATTACCGAGGGTCATGCTGGAGCAGAGAAGCAAGCTAGAGCGGAAGGATTTACAGCAAAATATCTACAGTAAAAGAAAATTGCAGAGCAATTTGGCGTGAAGATTGATTGACAAGTTCGGCTAAAGGACTAGAAAGGAAGAATGCTTGCAGCAGAGAATGTCTGCTTCAATAGTGGATAAGATTTTCAACGGAAGATAAGAACAAATTGCGgttgaatcattcatttcttcCCCCCTTTGCGcttgctagaggaagaaaacaaaaaatgaaatgataatcGAAGCAAATTACATAGGCAAGTGGCTGGGAGTTCAGCTTGTTCCCAAGAAGCTGCAAGCCAACCGATTGGCTACCGAGAGAGATGGAAGGGACTTGGAATAGGAGAATTTTGGCTGCAACCGAGGGGAAACGATGATTCGGATAAGCAAGCAAGTTGGGACTGATGTTGAACCGACATGAAGCTGATGTGGATGGCTCTTGAAGGTAACTTGGGGGCGACTTCTCGGAGAAGAAGCAACAGAAAATTTCCGCCAAAGACTAGATGCGGAATGCCTTCGTAGGGCGAGCATGATACTCAATCACTGCTGGCAAGTTAGAGCTGATGTGGAGCCGAGGTGGGCGACTCTTATAGGCTGTTTTGGGCAGCTGTTTAGAGGCAATCAATAGGGAATAGCCGATGTGCGTAAACAGCAGAAAACTCTACTTTGAGATAGAGAGGAGCAGAGGATTAGGAAGGTGTTGCCTCTTGTGGTGCAAGGGGGGTGAATTTCCTGAAGtgatgagaacaaaaaaaatgttagttGGTGGAAGatataaaaagagagaagggacaGAACGCAAGGggggactctctctctcacgtacTCACTCGGCAACAAAAAGGAGAATGACaataaaaaagggagaggatgaaggataaaaaaaaagagtgaacaAGGAGGACTCCTAGGCTCTAACGTCAAGTTCATCACCGTTTTTTTGAGGTTCTAACCTTTAACAGGTAGCATATCTACTgttgggtttttgtttttgtttctcttgctACTCGGGGTCGCCGAGCCGAGATCCTTGGTTTCCTCGGTCCGGCGAACTCAAGCTTAAGTTGGCATTGTAATTCGAGCAAAAATGGAATTCGTTCATGTCATGTTATGGCTATATATTgtgctgtttttgtttttttttgtttttattttctccccCTTCTTTTCCTTGACCTTGGTTTGGTTTTGACTGATTGTGCTTTACCGCTGCAAAACCGTTGAATCTGAGTCATATGGCCGGTGAACAGGGGTCTCCTATGTAGCTTACTtcatgttgctttttttttaatgagtgcGCCTAACCATTTTCAGAACCGATCAATGTGCCGGAAACTACACGTTACCTAGTTTCATTAGGACCgaacactttttcttttctagtccATACATGAAAGACTTTTCGATCGGAATGAACCTTATCTACTTGTTTGACTCCAAACCCAGTTTTTCTTGAGCATGTCAAACTCACATATTGGGGCGAACTTTCATTGGGATTTCATTTGATCCATCCTTCGCTACTCGGTTCAAATCATTCTGTGTGCATGGTAGTTTGTATCTATGTTTGAGTTTGCTATTTCCGATACCCGAAGTTCGTGATTTGCGGTCATGAAAACACTCCTTGAGGCAATTTTTATAGATTCTCTATAAATGCAAGTGTCTGAggaaagacccaaaaaaaaaaaaaaaaaaaaggaaccccCTTTGTTTATAACCCACGATGCTTTAAGATGATTCATATTAGACTTAGGGTTCCGTTATGTCGTTtgtgttttgcttttttttttttttttatttagaagaTTTCGTAATCTAAAAATAACATAGAATcagaaatacttttttttttctttttgtatatgaAAGACCAAAgggaagtaaaagaaagaaaggcaaaaaaagaggggaatCCATTTTGTACAAACTCATGTCGTTATCTTTTATATAACAAAGagtcagaaatttttttttatagaagaaaagtaaaaaaggatatcgaaaaaaaattcggaagaaCCAACAATCTTTACTTTTGCATTTTCGCCGAATTAGTTTATTTTGTCGTTATTTTGCAATAGGTTCGACTGATGCGCATTCTTGTTTAGTTTGTTATATACCCGATCATGTTTCGTGTCCAattattcgagtttgcaatCGATCCGtgagtttatttatttatttatttattttgtttgttaatggatagtcttttttttttctcttttagttAACGTCCAACATCTCGCTAAAATTGCATTGAGGTTTCCTTTTTATTAAAGCTCCTTCTTATGAATATTAGCCTTAgaactaaatagataattacataataaaaaaaatcatgcgtGGTCACCTAGTTCCGGTTAGACGTCATTAAGTTTTAATGTAATGGGTATAATGCA
Protein-coding sequences here:
- the LOC125315982 gene encoding uncharacterized protein K02A2.6-like; its protein translation is MAIEEEADGRPWYQDIMTYLQKRKFPKGSESVDRKYLMKLSSKFFLNGNALYKRSFDSVLLRCVDAKEANRLMSEIHEGECGPHMNGYLLSKKIMRVYSDKIIAPPNELHRISEAWPFSMWGIDVIGPINPQTSNGHRFILVAIDYFSKWIEANSYANVTPRTVAKFVGRDIIARYGTPEAIITDNGTNLNNKLVDEVFEEFQISHLNSSPYHPQMNGASEAANKNIKKILSKTSENYRDWHERLPYALMAYRTSIRTSTGATPFSLMYGAEAILPVEVEIPSLRVLSQAYQKQVAKSFNCKVRPRLFEIDDLVLKKRLLFVPHLEGKFTPNYEGPYVVKKVLPGSALILAEMDGQVWPSPINVDAVKKYFA